One window from the genome of Nomascus leucogenys isolate Asia chromosome 12, Asia_NLE_v1, whole genome shotgun sequence encodes:
- the ZFP69B gene encoding zinc finger protein 69 homolog B isoform X1, producing MLQQLLITPPTEAGTWAKLRRPKAATERVALWEDVTEMFKAEALLSQDADDIKTQGESLESRVTLGSLTAESQELLTFKDVSVDFTQEEWGQLAPAHRNLYREVMLENYGNLVSVEGPNTKEPYLYSWDGSVTSAHAFFSSPKAGYRLSKPGVISQLEKGEEPWLMERDISGVPSSDLESKTKTKESALQNDISWEELHCGLMMEGSTKGSTMYSTLGRISKCNKLESQKENQRMDEGQIPLMCKKTFTQERGQKSNRFEKRINAKSEVMPEPIGLPRKRDRIYDTSGKRSRYNIDLVNHSRSYTKMKTFECNICEKIFKQLIHLTEHMRIHTGEKPFRCKECGKAFSQSSSLIPHQRIHTGEKPYECKECGKTFRHPSSLTQHVRIHTGEKPYECRVCEKAFSQSIGLIQHLRTHVREKPFTCKDCGKAFFQIRHLRQHEIIHTGVKPYICNVCSKTFSHSTYLTQHQRTHTGERPYKCKECGKAFSQRIHLSIHQRVHTGVKPYECSHCGKAFRHDSSFAKHQRIHTGEKPYDCNECGKAFSCSSSLIRHCKTHLRNTFSNVV from the exons ATGCTGCAGCAGCTCCTCATCACCCCGCCCACCGAGGCCGGCACCTGGGCGAAGTTGCGTCGTCCAAAGGCGGCCACGGAGCGGGTGGCCCTGTGGGAGGATGTGACTGAAATGTTTAAAGCAGAAG CTCTGCTGTCTCAGGATGCTGATGACATAAAGACCCAGGGAGAAAGTTTAGAGAGTAGAGTGACCCTTGGATCCCTGACAGCAGAATCCCAG GAACTGTTAACCTTCAAGGATGTATCAGTGGACTTCACTCAGGAGGAGTGGGGGCAGCTGGCCCCTGCTCACCGGAATCTGTACCGGGAGGTGATGCTGGAGAACTATGGGAACCTGGTCTCAGTGG AAGGCCCGAATACCAAAGAACCATATTTATATTCTTGGGATGGCTCTGTGACCTCAgcacatgcatttttttcttccccaaaagcAGGATATCGGCTTTCCAAACCTGGCGTGATTTCCCAgctggagaaaggagaagaacCATGGCTGATGGAGAGAGATATTTCAGGAGTTCCAAGTTCAG acttggagagcaaaacaaaaaccaaagagtCAGCCTTACAGAATGATATTTCATGGGAAGAATTACATTGTGGCCTAATGATGGAAGGATCTACAAAAGGAAGCACCATGTATTCCACCTTGGGAAGAATCTCCAAATGTAATAAGCTAGAAAGCCAAAAAGAGAACCAAAGAATGGATGAAGGGCAAATCCCCTTGATGTGCAAGAAAACATTCACTCAGGAGAGAGGCCAAAAATCTAATAGATTTGAGAAAAGAATTAATGCAAAGTCAGAAGTTATGCCAGAACCAATAGGTCTTCCAAGAAAAAGAGATCGTATATATGACACATCTGGAAAGAGAAGCAGATACAACATAGATTTAGTTAATCATTCAAGGagttatacaaaaatgaaaacctttGAATGTAATATTTGTGAAAAAATCTTCAAACAGCTTATTCACCTTACTGAACACATGAGAATTCATACTGGGGAGAAACCTTTCAGatgtaaggaatgtggaaaagcctttagCCAAAGTTCATCTCTTATTccacatcagagaattcatactggtgagaaaccctatgaatgtaaggagTGTGGGAAAACCTTCAGACATCCTTCATCGCTTACTCAACATGTTAGAATTCATACtggggagaaaccctatgaatgtaggGTGTGTGAGAAAGCCTTCAGCCAGAGCATTGGACTGATCCAGCATTTGAGAACTCATGTTAGAGAGAAACCTTTTACATGCAAAGACTGTGGAAAAGCATTTTTCCAGATTAGACACCTTAGGCAACATGAGATTATTCATACTGGTGTGAAACCCTATATTTGTAATGTATGTAGTAAAACCTTCAGCCATAGTACATACCTAACTCAACACCAGAGAACTCATACTGGAGAAAGACCATataaatgtaaggaatgtgggaaagcctttagccAGAGAATACATCTTTCTATCCATCAGAGAGTCCATACTGGAGTAAAACCTTATGAATGCAGTCATTGTGGGAAAGCCTTTAGGCATGATTCATCCTTTGCtaaacatcagagaattcatactggagaaaaaccttaTGATTGTAATGAGTGCGGAAAAGCCTTCAGCTGTAGTTCATCCCTTATTAGACACTGCAaaacacatttaagaaataccTTCAGCAATGTTGTGTGA
- the ZFP69B gene encoding zinc finger protein 69 homolog B isoform X3: MLQQLLITPPTEAGTWAKLRRPKAATERVALWEDVTEMFKAEALLSQDADDIKTQGESLESRVTLGSLTAESQELLTFKDVSVDFTQEEWGQLAPAHRNLYREVMLENYGNLVSVGYRLSKPGVISQLEKGEEPWLMERDISGVPSSDLESKTKTKESALQNDISWEELHCGLMMEGSTKGSTMYSTLGRISKCNKLESQKENQRMDEGQIPLMCKKTFTQERGQKSNRFEKRINAKSEVMPEPIGLPRKRDRIYDTSGKRSRYNIDLVNHSRSYTKMKTFECNICEKIFKQLIHLTEHMRIHTGEKPFRCKECGKAFSQSSSLIPHQRIHTGEKPYECKECGKTFRHPSSLTQHVRIHTGEKPYECRVCEKAFSQSIGLIQHLRTHVREKPFTCKDCGKAFFQIRHLRQHEIIHTGVKPYICNVCSKTFSHSTYLTQHQRTHTGERPYKCKECGKAFSQRIHLSIHQRVHTGVKPYECSHCGKAFRHDSSFAKHQRIHTGEKPYDCNECGKAFSCSSSLIRHCKTHLRNTFSNVV; the protein is encoded by the exons ATGCTGCAGCAGCTCCTCATCACCCCGCCCACCGAGGCCGGCACCTGGGCGAAGTTGCGTCGTCCAAAGGCGGCCACGGAGCGGGTGGCCCTGTGGGAGGATGTGACTGAAATGTTTAAAGCAGAAG CTCTGCTGTCTCAGGATGCTGATGACATAAAGACCCAGGGAGAAAGTTTAGAGAGTAGAGTGACCCTTGGATCCCTGACAGCAGAATCCCAG GAACTGTTAACCTTCAAGGATGTATCAGTGGACTTCACTCAGGAGGAGTGGGGGCAGCTGGCCCCTGCTCACCGGAATCTGTACCGGGAGGTGATGCTGGAGAACTATGGGAACCTGGTCTCAGTGG GATATCGGCTTTCCAAACCTGGCGTGATTTCCCAgctggagaaaggagaagaacCATGGCTGATGGAGAGAGATATTTCAGGAGTTCCAAGTTCAG acttggagagcaaaacaaaaaccaaagagtCAGCCTTACAGAATGATATTTCATGGGAAGAATTACATTGTGGCCTAATGATGGAAGGATCTACAAAAGGAAGCACCATGTATTCCACCTTGGGAAGAATCTCCAAATGTAATAAGCTAGAAAGCCAAAAAGAGAACCAAAGAATGGATGAAGGGCAAATCCCCTTGATGTGCAAGAAAACATTCACTCAGGAGAGAGGCCAAAAATCTAATAGATTTGAGAAAAGAATTAATGCAAAGTCAGAAGTTATGCCAGAACCAATAGGTCTTCCAAGAAAAAGAGATCGTATATATGACACATCTGGAAAGAGAAGCAGATACAACATAGATTTAGTTAATCATTCAAGGagttatacaaaaatgaaaacctttGAATGTAATATTTGTGAAAAAATCTTCAAACAGCTTATTCACCTTACTGAACACATGAGAATTCATACTGGGGAGAAACCTTTCAGatgtaaggaatgtggaaaagcctttagCCAAAGTTCATCTCTTATTccacatcagagaattcatactggtgagaaaccctatgaatgtaaggagTGTGGGAAAACCTTCAGACATCCTTCATCGCTTACTCAACATGTTAGAATTCATACtggggagaaaccctatgaatgtaggGTGTGTGAGAAAGCCTTCAGCCAGAGCATTGGACTGATCCAGCATTTGAGAACTCATGTTAGAGAGAAACCTTTTACATGCAAAGACTGTGGAAAAGCATTTTTCCAGATTAGACACCTTAGGCAACATGAGATTATTCATACTGGTGTGAAACCCTATATTTGTAATGTATGTAGTAAAACCTTCAGCCATAGTACATACCTAACTCAACACCAGAGAACTCATACTGGAGAAAGACCATataaatgtaaggaatgtgggaaagcctttagccAGAGAATACATCTTTCTATCCATCAGAGAGTCCATACTGGAGTAAAACCTTATGAATGCAGTCATTGTGGGAAAGCCTTTAGGCATGATTCATCCTTTGCtaaacatcagagaattcatactggagaaaaaccttaTGATTGTAATGAGTGCGGAAAAGCCTTCAGCTGTAGTTCATCCCTTATTAGACACTGCAaaacacatttaagaaataccTTCAGCAATGTTGTGTGA
- the ZFP69B gene encoding zinc finger protein 69 homolog B isoform X2 codes for MLQQLLITPPTEAGTWAKLRRPKAATERVALWEDVTEMFKAEALLSQDADDIKTQGESLESRVTLGSLTAESQELLTFKDVSVDFTQEEWGQLAPAHRNLYREVMLENYGNLVSVAGYRLSKPGVISQLEKGEEPWLMERDISGVPSSDLESKTKTKESALQNDISWEELHCGLMMEGSTKGSTMYSTLGRISKCNKLESQKENQRMDEGQIPLMCKKTFTQERGQKSNRFEKRINAKSEVMPEPIGLPRKRDRIYDTSGKRSRYNIDLVNHSRSYTKMKTFECNICEKIFKQLIHLTEHMRIHTGEKPFRCKECGKAFSQSSSLIPHQRIHTGEKPYECKECGKTFRHPSSLTQHVRIHTGEKPYECRVCEKAFSQSIGLIQHLRTHVREKPFTCKDCGKAFFQIRHLRQHEIIHTGVKPYICNVCSKTFSHSTYLTQHQRTHTGERPYKCKECGKAFSQRIHLSIHQRVHTGVKPYECSHCGKAFRHDSSFAKHQRIHTGEKPYDCNECGKAFSCSSSLIRHCKTHLRNTFSNVV; via the exons ATGCTGCAGCAGCTCCTCATCACCCCGCCCACCGAGGCCGGCACCTGGGCGAAGTTGCGTCGTCCAAAGGCGGCCACGGAGCGGGTGGCCCTGTGGGAGGATGTGACTGAAATGTTTAAAGCAGAAG CTCTGCTGTCTCAGGATGCTGATGACATAAAGACCCAGGGAGAAAGTTTAGAGAGTAGAGTGACCCTTGGATCCCTGACAGCAGAATCCCAG GAACTGTTAACCTTCAAGGATGTATCAGTGGACTTCACTCAGGAGGAGTGGGGGCAGCTGGCCCCTGCTCACCGGAATCTGTACCGGGAGGTGATGCTGGAGAACTATGGGAACCTGGTCTCAGTGG cAGGATATCGGCTTTCCAAACCTGGCGTGATTTCCCAgctggagaaaggagaagaacCATGGCTGATGGAGAGAGATATTTCAGGAGTTCCAAGTTCAG acttggagagcaaaacaaaaaccaaagagtCAGCCTTACAGAATGATATTTCATGGGAAGAATTACATTGTGGCCTAATGATGGAAGGATCTACAAAAGGAAGCACCATGTATTCCACCTTGGGAAGAATCTCCAAATGTAATAAGCTAGAAAGCCAAAAAGAGAACCAAAGAATGGATGAAGGGCAAATCCCCTTGATGTGCAAGAAAACATTCACTCAGGAGAGAGGCCAAAAATCTAATAGATTTGAGAAAAGAATTAATGCAAAGTCAGAAGTTATGCCAGAACCAATAGGTCTTCCAAGAAAAAGAGATCGTATATATGACACATCTGGAAAGAGAAGCAGATACAACATAGATTTAGTTAATCATTCAAGGagttatacaaaaatgaaaacctttGAATGTAATATTTGTGAAAAAATCTTCAAACAGCTTATTCACCTTACTGAACACATGAGAATTCATACTGGGGAGAAACCTTTCAGatgtaaggaatgtggaaaagcctttagCCAAAGTTCATCTCTTATTccacatcagagaattcatactggtgagaaaccctatgaatgtaaggagTGTGGGAAAACCTTCAGACATCCTTCATCGCTTACTCAACATGTTAGAATTCATACtggggagaaaccctatgaatgtaggGTGTGTGAGAAAGCCTTCAGCCAGAGCATTGGACTGATCCAGCATTTGAGAACTCATGTTAGAGAGAAACCTTTTACATGCAAAGACTGTGGAAAAGCATTTTTCCAGATTAGACACCTTAGGCAACATGAGATTATTCATACTGGTGTGAAACCCTATATTTGTAATGTATGTAGTAAAACCTTCAGCCATAGTACATACCTAACTCAACACCAGAGAACTCATACTGGAGAAAGACCATataaatgtaaggaatgtgggaaagcctttagccAGAGAATACATCTTTCTATCCATCAGAGAGTCCATACTGGAGTAAAACCTTATGAATGCAGTCATTGTGGGAAAGCCTTTAGGCATGATTCATCCTTTGCtaaacatcagagaattcatactggagaaaaaccttaTGATTGTAATGAGTGCGGAAAAGCCTTCAGCTGTAGTTCATCCCTTATTAGACACTGCAaaacacatttaagaaataccTTCAGCAATGTTGTGTGA